Proteins from one Burkholderia sp. genomic window:
- a CDS encoding 1-deoxy-D-xylulose-5-phosphate reductoisomerase — MQKRLTIFGSTGSIGDSTLDVVARHPDRFSVYALSAHRNGEKLVEQCLKFHPEVAVVGSAETAAAVEAKLRAAGSRTQVAHGPDALAESARAEGCDTVVAAIVGAAGLASSLAAARAGKRILLANKESLVMSGSIFMDAVRDHGATLLPVDSEHNAIFQCMPRDIAEHGGIAKIIMTASGGPFRTREPATLVDVTPDEACKHPNWSMGRKISVDSATMMNKGLEVIEAHWIFGLPSERIEVLIHPQSVIHSLVSYKDGSVLAQLGNPDMRTPIAHALAFPERVDAGVAQLDMAQVATLNFEKPDFQRFPCLALAIQALDAGGVASTVLNAVNELAVEAFLKRWISFMDIAITVDAVLNHLTNREPDGLDDVLAADAEARREAAMVIAKLGGFRSNVQYIASCS, encoded by the coding sequence ATGCAAAAACGCCTGACCATCTTCGGTTCGACGGGCTCGATCGGAGACAGCACGCTCGACGTCGTCGCGCGTCACCCGGACCGCTTCTCGGTCTATGCGCTGAGCGCGCACCGCAACGGCGAAAAGCTCGTCGAGCAGTGCCTGAAGTTCCATCCCGAAGTAGCCGTAGTCGGCTCGGCGGAAACTGCCGCCGCGGTCGAGGCCAAGCTACGCGCGGCAGGCAGCCGTACCCAGGTCGCCCATGGCCCGGACGCGCTGGCCGAGAGCGCCCGGGCCGAGGGTTGCGATACGGTGGTCGCCGCGATCGTTGGTGCCGCCGGCCTGGCCTCAAGCCTAGCTGCCGCACGTGCCGGAAAGCGTATCCTGCTGGCCAACAAGGAATCGTTGGTGATGTCGGGCTCGATCTTTATGGACGCAGTGCGCGACCATGGCGCGACCCTGCTGCCGGTCGATAGTGAGCATAACGCGATCTTCCAGTGCATGCCGCGCGATATCGCTGAGCACGGCGGCATCGCCAAAATCATCATGACCGCATCGGGCGGTCCGTTCCGCACCCGCGAGCCGGCCACTCTGGTCGACGTGACGCCGGACGAGGCCTGCAAACACCCGAACTGGTCGATGGGCCGCAAGATCTCGGTGGACTCAGCCACCATGATGAACAAGGGCCTGGAGGTAATCGAGGCGCACTGGATTTTCGGCCTGCCGAGCGAGCGCATCGAAGTGCTGATCCACCCGCAGAGTGTAATCCATTCGCTAGTTTCCTACAAGGACGGCTCGGTGCTCGCGCAGCTGGGCAACCCCGATATGCGCACGCCGATCGCGCATGCGCTGGCCTTCCCTGAGCGCGTCGACGCCGGCGTCGCGCAGCTCGACATGGCCCAGGTCGCTACCCTGAACTTCGAGAAGCCCGACTTTCAGCGCTTTCCCTGCCTAGCCCTAGCGATCCAGGCGCTCGACGCGGGCGGGGTGGCCAGCACGGTGCTTAATGCCGTCAACGAACTGGCGGTAGAGGCTTTTCTGAAGCGCTGGATTAGCTTCATGGACATTGCGATCACGGTCGACGCGGTGCTCAACCATCTGACGAATCGCGAGCCTGATGGTCTAGACGACGTCCTGGCGGCCGACGCCGAGGCGCGCCGTGAGGCTGCCATGGTTATTGCAAAACTGGGTGGTTTCAGGAGTAATGTACAATACATCGCTAGTTGCTCATAA
- a CDS encoding ClpXP protease specificity-enhancing factor, producing the protein MQEISTKPYLLRALYEWCTDNGYTPHIAVRVDNSTCVPRQYVRDGGIVLNISFEATNALQMGNEWIEFTARFSGKAQTLKVPVANVLAIYARENGQGMAFHGAATVDETGESAIEDDTVADAPASSDEVTWDATAPSKSVKEPPSSSNDDGGSSGKRNRPHLKIVK; encoded by the coding sequence ATGCAAGAGATTTCCACCAAACCGTATCTGCTGCGCGCGTTGTACGAATGGTGCACGGACAACGGCTATACGCCCCACATCGCGGTACGCGTTGATAACTCAACATGCGTGCCGAGACAGTATGTGCGCGACGGCGGGATCGTATTGAACATCAGCTTCGAGGCGACCAACGCGCTGCAGATGGGCAACGAATGGATCGAGTTCACGGCGCGTTTCTCGGGCAAGGCTCAAACACTCAAGGTGCCGGTCGCCAATGTGCTAGCGATCTATGCGCGCGAAAACGGGCAGGGCATGGCCTTCCATGGCGCCGCCACCGTGGACGAGACGGGCGAGTCGGCAATCGAGGATGATACTGTTGCAGACGCGCCGGCATCATCCGACGAGGTGACGTGGGATGCGACTGCGCCCTCGAAAAGCGTGAAAGAACCGCCATCATCGTCCAACGATGATGGCGGTTCCTCAGGAAAAAGAAACCGACCCCATCTCAAGATCGTGAAATGA
- the rnr gene encoding ribonuclease R, with protein MSKYPYPIPSREEILGVLRTSAAPLAAHDIAEALSIKLQERESFFRRVAAMERDGQIRRDKRGHYQLTTHLSNFVAGRVHGHRDGYGFLIPDDGQDDLFLPNSEMQKVMHNDRVLARIVRYDHRGRPEGHVVEVTDRANKRVIGRLLNENGALIVAPEDKRISHDILISQNAKQAKVGQVVVVELTDFPSRHAQPLGRVTEVLGDINDPGMEIEIAVRKYGVPHEFSPAAVAASAALPDKVSPVDLRYRVDLRDVPLVTIDGEDARDFDDAVYCEPMKVDRGDGYRLVVAIADVSHYVKPGEVLDVDALERSTSVYFPRRVIPMLPEKLSNGLCSLNPAVDRCTLVCDMVVTSRGEVQGYQFYPAVIHSAARLTYTEVATLLSNSKGPEAARRAELLPYLQNLYGVFKALLGARQKRGAIDFDTTETYIICNAQGKIEQILPRQHNDAHKLIEECMLAANVCAADFMKRHKQPGLYRIHAGPTAEKLENLRSFLRGMGLTLGGSDTPHASDYAALMAKIRDRPDVQMLQPMLLRSMQQAVYSPDNIGHFGLAYDAYAHFTSPIRRYPDLLTHRSIYAILAGQKYVPKAPEGVELNTAIAPRARAIQKEDDARNHTCSNKAIWEELGRHCSANERRADEAARDVEAWLKCYFMRDKLGEEYSGMVNGVTPFGIFVQLDTLFIEALVHITELGSDYFQYDEIKNELRGERSGIRYRLSDRVRVQVSGVDLDVRKINFRLVHDMPMKVPRGAERVVAEHGSSCLRAMPPDITSNVDEPQARRKKPVANPSAPSGKETRLTHSVTKKKGGLTSKSPAKKARPLKKY; from the coding sequence TTGAGCAAGTATCCGTATCCCATTCCGAGCCGCGAGGAAATTCTCGGCGTGCTACGTACGAGCGCCGCACCGCTGGCTGCACACGACATCGCCGAGGCGCTGTCGATCAAGCTTCAGGAACGCGAGAGTTTCTTCCGGCGCGTTGCCGCCATGGAACGCGACGGCCAGATCCGGCGCGACAAGCGTGGGCATTATCAACTGACTACCCATCTTTCGAACTTCGTGGCAGGCCGAGTGCACGGCCATCGAGACGGCTACGGCTTCCTGATCCCCGACGACGGGCAGGACGACCTGTTCCTGCCCAATAGCGAGATGCAGAAGGTCATGCACAACGATCGCGTGCTCGCGCGGATAGTCCGTTACGACCATCGCGGTCGCCCGGAAGGACATGTAGTCGAGGTGACCGATCGCGCCAACAAGCGTGTAATCGGTCGCCTGCTCAACGAAAATGGCGCGCTGATCGTAGCCCCCGAAGACAAGCGGATCAGCCACGACATCCTGATCTCGCAGAACGCCAAGCAGGCTAAGGTCGGCCAGGTGGTAGTGGTCGAGCTGACCGATTTCCCTAGCCGCCATGCGCAGCCGCTCGGTCGTGTGACCGAGGTGCTCGGCGATATCAACGATCCCGGCATGGAAATTGAGATCGCGGTGCGCAAGTACGGTGTGCCGCACGAATTCAGCCCGGCGGCCGTAGCTGCCTCGGCGGCCCTGCCCGACAAGGTATCCCCGGTCGACCTACGCTACCGGGTAGACCTGCGCGACGTGCCTTTAGTCACGATCGACGGCGAGGATGCGCGCGACTTCGATGATGCCGTCTACTGCGAGCCGATGAAAGTCGACCGCGGAGACGGTTACCGCCTAGTCGTCGCGATCGCCGACGTTTCGCACTACGTAAAGCCGGGTGAGGTACTCGATGTCGACGCACTGGAGCGTAGCACCTCGGTATACTTTCCACGCCGCGTGATCCCGATGCTACCCGAGAAGCTGTCCAACGGACTGTGCTCACTGAATCCTGCGGTAGATCGCTGCACCCTGGTCTGCGACATGGTGGTAACCTCGCGCGGCGAAGTGCAGGGCTACCAGTTCTACCCGGCTGTGATCCACTCGGCTGCACGGCTCACCTACACGGAAGTGGCGACTCTGCTTAGTAACAGCAAGGGGCCCGAGGCCGCGCGCCGCGCTGAGCTGCTGCCTTACCTACAGAATCTCTATGGCGTGTTCAAGGCGCTGCTCGGGGCACGCCAGAAGCGTGGCGCGATCGACTTCGATACTACAGAAACCTACATCATCTGCAATGCGCAGGGCAAGATCGAGCAGATCCTGCCGCGCCAGCACAATGACGCGCACAAGCTGATCGAGGAATGTATGCTGGCCGCCAATGTCTGCGCGGCCGATTTCATGAAGCGTCACAAGCAACCGGGTCTGTACCGTATCCACGCGGGCCCGACCGCAGAGAAGCTCGAGAACCTGCGTTCTTTCCTGCGCGGTATGGGGCTCACGCTGGGCGGCAGCGACACCCCGCACGCTAGCGACTACGCTGCGCTGATGGCAAAGATCCGAGACCGTCCCGATGTGCAGATGCTGCAGCCGATGCTGCTGCGCTCGATGCAGCAGGCTGTTTACAGCCCAGACAACATCGGCCACTTCGGTCTCGCCTACGATGCCTACGCGCATTTCACGAGCCCAATCCGGCGTTATCCGGACCTACTCACGCACCGCTCGATTTACGCGATCCTGGCGGGGCAGAAATATGTGCCGAAGGCACCGGAGGGTGTCGAGCTGAACACGGCAATCGCGCCACGTGCCCGCGCGATACAGAAGGAAGACGACGCGCGCAATCATACCTGCAGCAACAAAGCGATCTGGGAAGAGCTCGGTCGGCATTGCTCGGCCAACGAGCGCCGCGCCGATGAAGCGGCGCGCGACGTCGAAGCCTGGCTCAAGTGCTATTTCATGCGCGACAAGCTTGGTGAGGAATACAGCGGGATGGTTAATGGCGTGACGCCGTTCGGCATCTTCGTGCAGCTCGATACGCTGTTCATCGAAGCGCTGGTTCACATCACTGAACTCGGCTCCGACTACTTCCAGTACGACGAGATCAAGAATGAGTTGCGCGGCGAGCGCAGCGGCATCCGCTACCGGCTGTCAGATCGCGTGCGCGTTCAGGTCAGCGGGGTCGATCTCGATGTGCGAAAGATTAACTTCCGCCTGGTGCACGACATGCCCATGAAGGTGCCGCGCGGTGCGGAAAGGGTCGTGGCTGAGCATGGCAGCTCGTGCCTGCGGGCAATGCCGCCGGACATTACCTCGAACGTGGACGAGCCGCAAGCACGTCGCAAGAAGCCTGTGGCGAACCCGAGCGCGCCTTCCGGCAAGGAAACGCGTCTCACGCATTCCGTCACGAAGAAGAAAGGTGGGTTGACCTCGAAATCGCCGGCCAAGAAAGCTCGACCGCTCAAGAAATATTGA
- a CDS encoding aminopeptidase P N-terminal domain-containing protein, translated as MNAATETALAPDIYRQRRTRVLAALREAGGGVAIVPTAQEVMRNRDAGYPFRHDSYFYYLSGFAEPDALLVLDASNAEGESQSILFCRAKHPEREIWEGFRYGPEAARTAFGFDATFPNDALDTALPRLLANAGAIYYRFGASPEFERKLADWLKAVRAKARSGVVALASAHDLGPLLDEMRLVKDAHEQAIMRRAASISASAHRRAMATTRPGIREYELEAELLHEFRRHGSTGPAYGSIVAVGANACVLHYPTGNAVARDGDLILIDAACELEGYASDITRTFPTNGKFSGPPRALYDIVLAAQATAVAATRPGVPFEAPHEAALRVVAQGLLDTGIVSKSCCANVDDMLAERAYERFYMHRTSHWLGMDVHDCGDYRQRDAERDAQGMLPWRLLREGMALTIEPGLYVRAAADVPAEFHDIGIRIEDDAFVTVDGCELITREVPVAIDEIEALMRDACGNAGRLVR; from the coding sequence ATGAACGCCGCCACCGAAACCGCCCTCGCCCCCGACATCTATCGCCAGCGCCGTACGCGCGTGCTCGCTGCGCTGCGCGAGGCGGGCGGCGGCGTCGCGATCGTCCCTACCGCCCAGGAAGTGATGCGCAATCGCGATGCCGGTTATCCTTTTCGGCACGATAGCTACTTCTATTATCTGAGCGGCTTCGCCGAACCCGACGCGCTGCTGGTGCTGGATGCGAGCAACGCAGAGGGCGAGTCTCAATCGATCCTGTTCTGTCGTGCGAAACATCCTGAGCGCGAGATCTGGGAAGGTTTCCGCTACGGGCCTGAAGCTGCGCGCACGGCCTTCGGCTTTGACGCCACCTTCCCCAACGACGCGCTCGACACCGCGCTGCCGCGCCTGCTGGCTAACGCGGGCGCGATATACTACCGCTTCGGTGCCTCGCCCGAGTTTGAGCGCAAGCTTGCCGACTGGCTCAAGGCGGTGCGCGCTAAGGCTCGCTCGGGCGTGGTCGCGCTGGCCTCCGCGCATGATCTCGGGCCGCTGCTCGACGAGATGCGGTTGGTGAAAGACGCCCACGAGCAAGCTATCATGCGCCGTGCGGCCAGCATCTCGGCCAGCGCCCATCGGCGCGCGATGGCGACCACGCGCCCCGGCATCCGAGAATACGAACTCGAGGCCGAGCTGCTGCACGAATTCCGCCGCCACGGCTCGACCGGGCCCGCCTATGGCTCGATCGTCGCGGTCGGTGCCAATGCCTGCGTGCTGCACTACCCAACGGGCAACGCGGTGGCGCGCGACGGCGACTTGATCCTGATCGACGCGGCCTGCGAACTGGAGGGCTACGCTTCGGACATTACCCGCACCTTCCCTACCAACGGTAAATTCTCGGGCCCGCCGCGCGCGCTCTACGACATCGTGCTGGCCGCGCAGGCAACCGCCGTTGCGGCCACGCGCCCCGGCGTGCCCTTCGAAGCACCGCACGAGGCGGCGCTGCGCGTGGTTGCCCAGGGCCTGCTTGACACCGGTATCGTGTCTAAGTCGTGCTGCGCGAACGTCGATGATATGCTCGCCGAGCGCGCCTACGAGCGCTTCTACATGCACCGTACCAGCCATTGGCTCGGCATGGATGTGCACGATTGCGGCGACTACCGCCAGCGCGACGCCGAACGCGACGCACAGGGCATGCTGCCGTGGCGCTTGCTGCGCGAGGGCATGGCACTGACCATCGAGCCGGGCCTTTACGTGCGCGCGGCTGCCGACGTGCCCGCTGAATTCCACGACATTGGCATTCGCATCGAGGATGATGCTTTCGTGACGGTCGACGGCTGCGAGCTGATCACGCGCGAAGTGCCGGTGGCGATCGACGAGATCGAGGCGCTGATGCGCGACGCCTGCGGCAACGCGGGCAGGCTCGTACGATGA
- a CDS encoding transposase, producing MKTVYRLTLRGPARFHPKSARSGLSELSSAKLHHALSPKKRWMSNCRSCATTNQIHLVVDSSGLKVYGEGEWKGCVCQHGYSKRRTWSQVHLALNANTGQVHAALMMNQNVADGDALAKLLGQIPREEQIDVIGGALLHKSSARTQWHRRAY from the coding sequence GTGAAGACCGTCTATCGACTGACGTTGCGCGGCCCTGCAAGGTTTCACCCAAAGTCTGCCCGATCTGGCCTTTCCGAGCTTTCCAGTGCCAAATTACACCACGCTCTGTCGCCGAAAAAACGCTGGATGTCGAACTGCCGTTCCTGCGCAACAACGAACCAGATCCATCTGGTGGTCGACAGCAGCGGTCTGAAGGTTTATGGCGAAGGTGAATGGAAGGGGTGTGTATGTCAGCACGGCTACTCGAAGCGGCGCACGTGGAGTCAAGTCCATCTCGCACTCAACGCGAATACGGGTCAAGTGCATGCCGCGCTAATGATGAATCAGAATGTGGCTGACGGTGACGCTCTGGCCAAGTTACTCGGCCAGATTCCACGCGAAGAACAAATCGATGTCATCGGTGGGGCGTTGTTGCATAAATCAAGCGCGAGGACGCAATGGCATCGACGGGCATATTGA
- a CDS encoding UbiH/UbiF/VisC/COQ6 family ubiquinone biosynthesis hydroxylase, with protein MTSASSSARCAADIAIVGAGPVGLALAGWLARRSATQALSTVLVDARDPSASFGDPRAIAVSYGSRMLLGALGWPADATPIRHIHVSQRGHFGRTLIDRAEHGVDALGYVARYGSLVDALARAVYGTSIQWLTSTSARTLQQDAEGVTVTLDSPQGERVLCVRALVNAEGGLFQDAPREGASDTRHRRDYAQTAIVGTVSVSAPKPNVAWERFTAEGPLALLPTGGTSQADYALVWCCSPAEATRRAALPDEAFVRELGIAFGERMGRFTRVVGRAAFPLGLAIAPTLAKGRVAIVGNAAQTLHPVAGQGLNLGLRDAHTLVDAFSEHGTTPRALAAFNARRALDRRLTIGATDTLARLFTVESRALGALCGAALSALEFVLPLKRAIARQMMFGQRR; from the coding sequence ATGACGTCGGCTTCCTCCTCCGCTCGGTGCGCCGCAGATATCGCCATCGTCGGAGCGGGCCCGGTCGGGCTCGCTCTAGCCGGCTGGCTGGCGCGGCGCAGCGCGACGCAGGCGCTGTCGACGGTGCTGGTCGATGCGCGCGATCCCTCGGCGAGCTTCGGCGACCCGCGCGCGATTGCGGTTTCGTATGGTAGCCGGATGCTGCTCGGCGCGCTCGGCTGGCCCGCCGACGCGACGCCGATCCGCCATATCCACGTCTCGCAGCGCGGCCACTTCGGTCGCACCCTGATCGACCGCGCCGAGCACGGCGTCGATGCGCTTGGTTATGTGGCGCGCTACGGCTCGCTGGTCGACGCGCTGGCGCGCGCGGTGTACGGCACTAGCATACAATGGCTGACCTCCACCAGTGCGCGCACGCTACAGCAGGATGCCGAGGGCGTGACGGTCACGCTGGACTCTCCGCAGGGCGAGCGTGTGCTGTGCGTGCGCGCGCTGGTCAACGCCGAGGGCGGCTTATTCCAGGACGCGCCACGCGAGGGTGCCAGTGATACGCGCCATCGCCGCGACTACGCACAGACGGCGATCGTCGGCACGGTGAGCGTCTCGGCACCAAAGCCAAACGTGGCCTGGGAACGCTTCACTGCCGAAGGCCCGCTTGCACTGCTGCCCACCGGCGGTACCAGCCAAGCCGACTACGCTCTGGTCTGGTGTTGCTCGCCCGCTGAGGCTACTCGCCGCGCGGCGCTGCCCGACGAGGCCTTCGTCCGCGAACTGGGCATCGCCTTTGGAGAGCGCATGGGCCGCTTCACGCGCGTCGTCGGTCGTGCGGCCTTCCCGCTCGGCCTGGCTATCGCGCCGACCTTGGCCAAGGGCCGCGTCGCGATCGTCGGCAACGCCGCCCAGACACTGCACCCGGTGGCGGGCCAGGGTTTGAACTTGGGCCTGCGCGACGCACACACGTTGGTGGATGCGTTCTCCGAGCACGGCACCACGCCGCGCGCGCTGGCTGCCTTTAATGCGCGACGCGCGCTCGACCGCCGCCTCACGATCGGCGCAACCGATACGCTGGCGCGTCTGTTTACGGTCGAATCGCGCGCACTCGGGGCACTATGCGGCGCGGCACTGAGCGCGCTCGAATTCGTGCTGCCGCTCAAGAGGGCGATCGCGCGCCAGATGATGTTTGGTCAGCGACGCTGA
- a CDS encoding transposase, producing the protein MPVRAEAERLLKQAVEAWSNDMPTLTQWAQDILPEGFAAFDMPQSHRVRVRMTTGFERIKREIKGCGCACVASIVPNTMSRLPLFSALLAECDEEWMIDKIYFNMNA; encoded by the coding sequence GTGCCGGTTCGAGCTGAAGCCGAACGACTTCTGAAGCAGGCCGTCGAGGCTTGGTCGAACGATATGCCCACACTTACGCAATGGGCTCAAGATATTTTGCCTGAAGGCTTTGCAGCTTTTGACATGCCGCAATCCCATCGTGTACGCGTGCGTATGACCACCGGTTTTGAACGAATCAAGCGCGAGATTAAAGGATGTGGATGTGCGTGCGTTGCGTCGATCGTCCCGAATACAATGTCCCGCCTGCCTCTCTTCTCCGCGTTGCTGGCCGAATGCGACGAAGAGTGGATGATCGACAAGATCTATTTCAACATGAACGCCTGA
- a CDS encoding LuxR C-terminal-related transcriptional regulator, whose translation MHDSIVKLGRVISNVGSPRFFSTMQQLIEGVVESELHQVALRCRDPHHGRQLSTATLHGPELQERALGGLLPAPSSDQDGPRLIPLAPHSTEPGKTAPAPSHRCLMLMRRAQVDFVVLLQRGGERSEFRPEELAALGELSKALLPLVEQHVSMQPPAVSDASTTHDGEPWPLSSRGADTLLQRFRARLDQQNITLSLREQQVCLLNLSGYTLPAICDELDLRAGTVETYLKRARLKLGLSGRHGLSRWMIE comes from the coding sequence ATGCACGACAGCATCGTGAAACTCGGCAGGGTGATTTCGAATGTCGGAAGCCCCCGATTTTTCTCGACCATGCAGCAGTTAATCGAAGGCGTTGTCGAGAGCGAGCTGCATCAGGTCGCTCTCCGGTGCCGCGATCCGCATCACGGGCGGCAGCTCAGCACCGCCACGCTACACGGCCCGGAACTGCAGGAACGCGCGCTCGGGGGCCTGCTGCCCGCACCCTCCTCAGATCAGGACGGCCCGCGCTTGATCCCGCTCGCGCCGCATTCGACCGAGCCGGGCAAAACCGCGCCTGCTCCCAGCCATCGCTGCCTGATGCTGATGCGCCGCGCGCAGGTGGATTTCGTGGTGCTACTGCAGCGCGGCGGCGAGCGCAGTGAGTTTCGGCCCGAGGAACTCGCCGCGCTCGGCGAACTGTCGAAGGCGCTGTTGCCACTGGTCGAACAGCATGTCTCGATGCAGCCGCCTGCGGTCTCCGATGCGTCGACGACCCATGACGGCGAACCATGGCCTCTGTCCAGCCGGGGTGCCGACACGCTGTTGCAGCGCTTTCGTGCGCGCCTCGACCAGCAGAACATCACGCTGTCGCTGCGCGAGCAGCAGGTCTGTTTGCTGAACCTGTCCGGCTATACGCTACCGGCGATCTGCGACGAGTTGGATCTGCGAGCGGGTACCGTCGAAACCTACCTGAAGCGCGCGCGTCTCAAACTTGGCCTGAGCGGGCGGCACGGCTTGTCGCGCTGGATGATCGAATAG
- the ruvX gene encoding Holliday junction resolvase RuvX: MSGVSVREATLLAFDYGEKRIGVAVGNTLTRTARTHVIVSNLNRAYRFKAVDALISEWRPDALVVGLPMHPDGTPHEMTQQARRFGNQLNGRFHLPVIWIDERYSSVEARVGLCARGVKADAAIDAEAARVILQHYLDQLVARPS; this comes from the coding sequence ATGAGCGGTGTCTCCGTGCGCGAAGCCACTCTGCTTGCGTTCGACTATGGCGAAAAACGCATCGGCGTGGCCGTCGGCAATACGCTGACGCGCACGGCACGCACGCACGTTATCGTGTCCAACCTGAATCGAGCATATCGTTTCAAGGCCGTTGACGCGCTGATTTCCGAGTGGCGACCGGACGCGCTGGTGGTCGGCCTGCCGATGCACCCGGACGGTACGCCACACGAGATGACGCAGCAGGCCAGGCGCTTCGGCAATCAACTGAATGGCCGCTTTCATCTCCCCGTGATCTGGATCGACGAGCGCTACTCGTCGGTCGAGGCGCGCGTCGGTTTGTGCGCGCGCGGCGTGAAGGCCGATGCGGCTATTGATGCCGAGGCTGCCCGCGTGATTCTTCAACACTATCTCGACCAGTTGGTTGCCCGACCATCATGA